A window of Ictidomys tridecemlineatus isolate mIctTri1 chromosome 1, mIctTri1.hap1, whole genome shotgun sequence contains these coding sequences:
- the Bnip3 gene encoding BCL2/adenovirus E1B 19 kDa protein-interacting protein 3 isoform X1 translates to MSQSGAPGMQEETLQGSWVELHFSNGNGSGVPASVSIYNGDMEKILLDAQHESGRSSSKSSHCDSPPRSQTPQENTRASETDAHSIGEKNSSQSEEDYLERRKEVESILKKNSDWIWDWSSRPENIPPKEFLFRHPKRTATLSMRNTSVMKKGGIFSAEFLKVFLPSLLLSHLLAIGLGGSVSPRTFLPAGTVLRMMAEEESGLSEDLWQLAICTEPGQSSLHLAGQEEVPLSLWATRCPSAWLWLSRIRPGRCAAIICFGFPLLLST, encoded by the exons ATGTCGCAGAGCGGAGCCCCCGGGATGCAGGAGGAGACCCTTCAGG GCTCCTGGGTGGAGCTGCACTTCAGCAACGGGAATGGGAGCGGTGTTCCAGCCTCAGTGTCTATTTATAATGGTGACATGGAAAAAATACTGCTGGACGCCCAGCACGAATCTGGACGGAGTAGTTCCAAGAGCTCTCACTGTGACAG CCCACCACGCTCACAGACGCCACAAGAAAACACGAGAGCTTCAGAAACAGATGCCCACAGCATCGGCGAGAAGAACAGCTCTCAG TCCGAGGAAGATTATcttgagagaaggaaagaggtcGAAAGCATCTTAAAGAAAAACTCAGACTGGATATGGGATTGGTCAAGTCGGCCAGAAAACATCCCCCCCAA GGAGTTCCTCTTCCGACACCCCAAGCGCACGGCCACGCTCAGCATGAGAAACACCAGTGTCATGAAGAAGGGGGGCATCTTCTCGGCAGAGTTCCTCAAGGTCTTTCTTCCGTCTCTGCTGCTGTCCCATCTCCTGGCCATTGGATTGGG GGGCAGTGTTTCTCCCAGAACTTTCCTGCCCGCTGGGACAGTTCTCAGAATGATGGCAGAAGAGGAATCAGGCCTTTCTGAAGATCTTTGGCAACTAGCCATCTGCACAG AACCTGGACAGAGCTCCCTTCACCTGGCCGGTCAGGAGGAGGTGCCCCTGAGCCTCTGGGCCACCAGATGCCCCAGCGCATGGCTCTGGCTCAGCAGGATCAGGCCAGGGAGGTGTGCTGCCATCATCTGCTTTGGCTTCCCCTTGCTTCTGTCCACATAG
- the Bnip3 gene encoding BCL2/adenovirus E1B 19 kDa protein-interacting protein 3 isoform X2, producing the protein MSQSGAPGMQEETLQGSWVELHFSNGNGSGVPASVSIYNGDMEKILLDAQHESGRSSSKSSHCDSPPRSQTPQENTRASETDAHSIGEKNSSQSEEDYLERRKEVESILKKNSDWIWDWSSRPENIPPKEFLFRHPKRTATLSMRNTSVMKKGGIFSAEFLKVFLPSLLLSHLLAIGLGGSVSPRTFLPAGTVLRMMAEEESGLSEDLWQLAICTDHLLEYSLKGDLNFEVHVRKGPYLY; encoded by the exons ATGTCGCAGAGCGGAGCCCCCGGGATGCAGGAGGAGACCCTTCAGG GCTCCTGGGTGGAGCTGCACTTCAGCAACGGGAATGGGAGCGGTGTTCCAGCCTCAGTGTCTATTTATAATGGTGACATGGAAAAAATACTGCTGGACGCCCAGCACGAATCTGGACGGAGTAGTTCCAAGAGCTCTCACTGTGACAG CCCACCACGCTCACAGACGCCACAAGAAAACACGAGAGCTTCAGAAACAGATGCCCACAGCATCGGCGAGAAGAACAGCTCTCAG TCCGAGGAAGATTATcttgagagaaggaaagaggtcGAAAGCATCTTAAAGAAAAACTCAGACTGGATATGGGATTGGTCAAGTCGGCCAGAAAACATCCCCCCCAA GGAGTTCCTCTTCCGACACCCCAAGCGCACGGCCACGCTCAGCATGAGAAACACCAGTGTCATGAAGAAGGGGGGCATCTTCTCGGCAGAGTTCCTCAAGGTCTTTCTTCCGTCTCTGCTGCTGTCCCATCTCCTGGCCATTGGATTGGG GGGCAGTGTTTCTCCCAGAACTTTCCTGCCCGCTGGGACAGTTCTCAGAATGATGGCAGAAGAGGAATCAGGCCTTTCTGAAGATCTTTGGCAACTAGCCATCTGCACAG ACCACTTGTTGGAATATAGCCTGAAGGGAGACCTGAATTTTGAGGTGCATGTGCGCAAAGGGCCATATCTATACTAA
- the Bnip3 gene encoding BCL2/adenovirus E1B 19 kDa protein-interacting protein 3 isoform X3 — protein MSQSGAPGMQEETLQGSWVELHFSNGNGSGVPASVSIYNGDMEKILLDAQHESGRSSSKSSHCDSPPRSQTPQENTRASETDAHSIGEKNSSQSEEDYLERRKEVESILKKNSDWIWDWSSRPENIPPKEFLFRHPKRTATLSMRNTSVMKKGGIFSAEFLKVFLPSLLLSHLLAIGLGGMLDVVDVGCLHQEPWNPGTAAGSTVQPAP, from the exons ATGTCGCAGAGCGGAGCCCCCGGGATGCAGGAGGAGACCCTTCAGG GCTCCTGGGTGGAGCTGCACTTCAGCAACGGGAATGGGAGCGGTGTTCCAGCCTCAGTGTCTATTTATAATGGTGACATGGAAAAAATACTGCTGGACGCCCAGCACGAATCTGGACGGAGTAGTTCCAAGAGCTCTCACTGTGACAG CCCACCACGCTCACAGACGCCACAAGAAAACACGAGAGCTTCAGAAACAGATGCCCACAGCATCGGCGAGAAGAACAGCTCTCAG TCCGAGGAAGATTATcttgagagaaggaaagaggtcGAAAGCATCTTAAAGAAAAACTCAGACTGGATATGGGATTGGTCAAGTCGGCCAGAAAACATCCCCCCCAA GGAGTTCCTCTTCCGACACCCCAAGCGCACGGCCACGCTCAGCATGAGAAACACCAGTGTCATGAAGAAGGGGGGCATCTTCTCGGCAGAGTTCCTCAAGGTCTTTCTTCCGTCTCTGCTGCTGTCCCATCTCCTGGCCATTGGATTGGG TGGCATGTTAGATGTAGTGGACGTGGGCTGTCTCCATCAGGAGCCATGGAACCCGGGTACAGCTGCAGGCTCCACTGTGCAGCCGGCACCCTGA
- the Bnip3 gene encoding BCL2/adenovirus E1B 19 kDa protein-interacting protein 3 isoform X4 encodes MSQSGAPGMQEETLQGSWVELHFSNGNGSGVPASVSIYNGDMEKILLDAQHESGRSSSKSSHCDSPPRSQTPQENTRASETDAHSIGEKNSSQSEEDYLERRKEVESILKKNSDWIWDWSSRPENIPPKEFLFRHPKRTATLSMRNTSVMKKGGIFSAEFLKVFLPSLLLSHLLAIGLGIYIGRRLTTSTSTF; translated from the exons ATGTCGCAGAGCGGAGCCCCCGGGATGCAGGAGGAGACCCTTCAGG GCTCCTGGGTGGAGCTGCACTTCAGCAACGGGAATGGGAGCGGTGTTCCAGCCTCAGTGTCTATTTATAATGGTGACATGGAAAAAATACTGCTGGACGCCCAGCACGAATCTGGACGGAGTAGTTCCAAGAGCTCTCACTGTGACAG CCCACCACGCTCACAGACGCCACAAGAAAACACGAGAGCTTCAGAAACAGATGCCCACAGCATCGGCGAGAAGAACAGCTCTCAG TCCGAGGAAGATTATcttgagagaaggaaagaggtcGAAAGCATCTTAAAGAAAAACTCAGACTGGATATGGGATTGGTCAAGTCGGCCAGAAAACATCCCCCCCAA GGAGTTCCTCTTCCGACACCCCAAGCGCACGGCCACGCTCAGCATGAGAAACACCAGTGTCATGAAGAAGGGGGGCATCTTCTCGGCAGAGTTCCTCAAGGTCTTTCTTCCGTCTCTGCTGCTGTCCCATCTCCTGGCCATTGGATTGGG GATCTACATTGGGAGGCGCCTGACAACCTCCACCAGCACCTTTTGA